AGCTGAGCTCGGACCCATCCGGGTCGAAAGAATCGGACGCATCGAACCATGCACCCCGGAATCCCTGCCTACGGTTCTCCGACTCGACCAGTTCCAGTCGGATAATCGGTTTAGCAGTGGTCACCAATACCGCGTCTTCGTTGTAAGTGTCTTCGGCAGTAGACGAACCACGCTGCCACTCGACGACAGATTTGATTCCTATCTCTCCGGGGTTATGCCGCATAAAATCTCGCTGAAACGTCAGATGCCCTGATTGAGACTGAGAACGTCTCCAATCACCGTTCTCAACGATACCATCTCTTTGGGTGGCATAGCCGGGTTCAATGTACTCTGGATTGACACCGTTCAAGTCGACTTTCATCTGGTACGTCGCGGTGTACCGTTCGGTGTTCAGTCGCGGGTGGTAGACGTCGAGTGGTCCGTCTTCGACAAACCCGGCAGAGACGACTTCCGGCGGTCCGGGGACGTGGATTCGCCGCGTTTCGGCGTCGACTTGGCCGCGGGCGTCGCGGGCGCGAACGGTGAGCGCGTGGCGTCCGGGTTCGAGGCCGGCGAGCCGTTCGAGGAGCGTGAGTTGGTGGCCGTCGCCGCTTGCTCGCTCGATGCCGCCCGTCGTGACCGTTCGTTTGGGTTCGCCGTCGACGAGCACTGAGAGGGAGCGGAGGTTGCCGAGGCCGTCGGTGGCGTACGCGTCGACGGTGACAACGCTCTCGTTGGTGGTGCGTCCGAGGTGGACGTTCGGTTCGGGGTCGGCGACGACGGTTCGGCTGCCGTCCGGGAAGACGGCGGCACCTGAGCCGTCGTGGGGAACGGCGTAGAGTTCGTGGGTGCCGGGGGTGAGCGTGAGCGTCGCGGTGTCGCCGGTGTCGACGCGTCGGTCGTCGAGGTACCAGTCGGCGCCGGTGCCGTCGTCGAGGCGGTAGGTCGCGTCGAGGGCGCCGTCACCCGTGACGACTCGGGGGCCGTCGATGGTGTGTGCGTCGTCGGCCGCCGGGTCGCTGGTCGGCGAGTCGACCGTGCTGTCGCTCGGGTCGGTGACGGTGACGGTTCTGGTGGCGGTCGTTCGCTGGTCGTCGGCGTCGACGGCGACGACGCGGACGTCGTGGGTTCCTGTAGTCGGGAACCGGACGTCCAGGTCCGGTGTTGCCGCGCGACCGTCGAGCGCTGTGGTGGCGCGGCGTTCGCCGTCGACGTACCAGACTGCGCGGTCGAGCGGCGCGGCGCCGGCGGCGAGGTCCGCGGTGAACGTTCCCGTGGCGCCGGTTTCGAGGCGCGTCGGGCCGGCGACCGCCGCGTCGGGTGGCGCGCCGGGTTCGGCGGTGACGTAGAGGGTGTCGGTCGCTGTGGCGCCGTCGGCTCCTGTCACGGTTAGCGTGACCTCGTAGGTGCCGACGCTCGTCGCGCGGAAGCGCGTGCGCTGGCAGTCGCCGCAGTTCGGTTCCGTGGTCGTGCCGTTCGGCGCGGTCACCGTCCAGTCGTAGTCGGTGACGGTGCCGTCGGGGTCGCGGGAGCCGCCGCCGTCGAGGTAGACTGTCGTGCCTCGCGTGGTGGTCTGGTCGAGGCCGGCGTCGGCGAGCGGCGGGTCGTTCGTCGTCGCGATGCCGGGTGTCGTCGCGGCTGCCGAGAGCACGAGCAGCGCGAGCAGCCAGTCTGCGTTCACACTACACAGAGTTGAATACTCTAATCAGTATATAAAATTTCAGAATGAGATTAAATGATACAATTTGCCTCTGTTCCGTGTATAGGTTGCTTCGCGCCGGAGGGCTGGTGCGTCAGCGGTCGTGTGGGGCAGTCCTTAATCATCGTTCAATGCTAATGGATGGCAAACGATTTAGTGTGGACCACTCCTACTCCCGATAACGGTCCGTATCGCGGGCCAGAGGTTACATTATGACTGATGACGAACTCATCTGGCGAATTGCGGGCGGTTCCGGCGACGGAATCGACTCCACGAGCCAGAACTTCGCGAAGGCGTTGATGCGTTCGGGGCTCGACGTCTTCACGCATCGGCACTACCCGTCTCGAATCCGCGGCGGCCACACGTACGTCGAGATTCGAGCGAAGGAGGGTAACGTAACGTCCCGCGGCGACGGCTACAACTTCCTGCTCGCGCTCGGCGACTCGTTCGCGCGGAACCCGAGCGAGAACGCCGTGTACGGCGACGAGGAGATCAAGCCGCTGTCGGAGAACCTCGACGACCTCCGCGAGGGCGGGGTCATCGTCTACGACGAGGGGCTCATCGACGAGGAAGACGTGCCGAACTTCGAGGAGCGCGTCGAGGAGAACGACTGGAACGTCTACCCCCTCGACCTCCGCGGCCTCGCGAAAGAGCACGGTCGCGAGGTTATGCGGAACACGGCGGGCGTCGGCGCCACAGCGGCCCTCATCGGGTTCGAACTCGACCACATCGAGGACCTGATGTCGGACGCGATGAGCGGCGACATCCTCGAGGCGAACCTCGAAGTGCTCCACGACGCCTACGAGCAGGTCGGCGAGATGGACCACTCCCACGACCTGACGGTGCCCGAGGGCGACCACGACGAGGAGCAGGTCCTCGTCTCCGGGAGCCACGGCATCGCGTACGGCGCCATCGACGCCGGCTGTCGGTTCATCTCCGGCTACCCGATGACGCCGTGGACTGACGCGTTCACCATCATGACCCAGCTCCTGCCGGACATGGGCGGCATCTCCGAGCAGGTCGAGGACGAAATCGCGGCGGCGGCGCTCGCGGTCGGCGCGAGCCACTCCGGCGTGAAGTCGATGTCCGGGTCTTCCGGCGGCGGGTTCGCGTTGATGTCCGAACCGCTCGGTCTCGCCGAGATGACCGAGACGCCGCTGGTCCTGCTCGAAGCACAGCGCGCCGGTCCCTCCACGGGGATGCCGACGAAGCCCGAGCAGGCCGACCTCGAACACGTCCTGTACACGAGTCAGGGCGACAGCCACCGCGTCGCCTTCGGGCCGAAAGACCCGAAGGAGTGTTACGAGCAGACGCGCGCGGCGTTCGAAATCGCGTACGACTACCAGATTCCGGTGGTCGTCGTGTACGACCAGAAGCTCTCCGGCGAGTACCGGAACGTGGACGCGTCCTTTTTCGACCGCGAACCCGCGCCGGACCTCGGGAGCACGCTGTCCGAGGACGAGATTCCGGACGCGCCCCACGACGACACGGGGAAGTTCCACCGCTACCAGCAGGAGACCGAGGACGGCGTCAGTCCGCGCACGATTCCCGGTCAGAAGGGCGGTCGCTACCTCGCGTCCGGCAACGAGCACTGGCCGACCGGCCACATCGCCGAGGACCCCGACAACCGCGTGGCGCAAGTCGAGCGCCGACTCCAGAAGCTGGAGTCCATCCGCGCTGACCTCGACGAGCGCGGTCAGCAGACCGTCTACGGCGACGAGGACGCCGACATCGGCCTCATCGCGTGGGGCAGTCAGGAGGGCACCGTCGAGGAGGCGGTCGCCCGCATGAACGAGGACGGCACGAGCGTGAAGGCGCTCGGCGTCAGCGACCTCTCGCCGTTCCCGGCCGAGGAGGTCCGCGAGTTCGTGGAGAGCGTCGACGAAGCCATCGTCGTGGAGATGTCCTCGACGAAGCAGTTCCGTGGTCTCATTCAGAAGGAGGTCACGGGCGTCGGCGACACCCTCTCCAGTCTCCTGAAGTACAACGGCAACCCCTTCGAGCCGGCGGAAATCGTCGAGGCTGTCGACATCGAACTGAACGGCGGCGGCGAGGCGCCGACCGCGCAAACGACCCTCGAATCCGCGGCAGGTGACTGACAATGAGCAAAGCGTTCAGCGCAATCGGTGAGGAACGGGAGGTCGAACGAGACGAGTTCACGCCCGGACTGGAGCCACAGCCGACGTGGTGTCCGGGCTGCGGTGACTTCGGCGTCCTGAAGGCGCTGAAGGGCGCGATGGCCGAACTCGGCAAGGACCCCGAGGAGGTCTTGCTCTGTACGGGTATCGGCTGTTCCGGGAAGCTCAACAGCTACTTCGAGAGTTACGGCTTCCACACGATTCACGGGCGGTCGCTGCCGGTGGCTCGCGCGTCGAAGCTCGCGAACCACGACCTCGAGGTCGTGGCGGCGGGCGGCGACGGCGACGGCTACGGCATCGGTGGCAACCACTTCATGCACACCGCTCGTGAGAACCACGACATCACGTACATCGTGTTCAACAACGAGGTCTTCGGCCTGACGAAGGGACAGACGTCTCCGACGTCGCCGAAGGGTCACAAGTCCAAGACCCAGCCCCACGGCTCGGCGAAGGACCCGATTCGGCCGCTCTCGATGAGCCTGTCCGCGGGCGCGTCGTACATCGCGCGGACGGCCGCCGTGAACCCGAATCAGGCCCAGGAGATTCTCGTGGAGGCCATCGAGCACGACGGCTTCTCGCACGTGGACTTCCTGACGCAGTGTCCGACCTGGAACAAGGACGCGAAGCAGTACGTGCCGTACGTCGACGTCCAGGACTCCGAGGATTACGAGTTCGACGTCCAGGACCGCCGCGAGGCCGCCGACATGATGGCCGAGACGGAGGAGGCCCTGTACGACGGCACCGTCCTGACGGGTCGCTACTACAAGGACGAGAACCGCCACTCCTACCAGCAGGAGAAACAGGAGCGCGGCGACATGCCGAACGAACCGCTCGCGGAGCGGTACTTCGACGACGACTACGACTGGGAGCGCTCGGCCGACTTCATCGACCGCCACAAGTAACTCGCTCTCGGGCGATTCGAGGGCGCTGTGGCGTTCGTTCGGCGGGCGTTCTCGTTCGCTCGCCGTTACTTTCCGGTTCGGAAGATATTTTTTCACAGGCACCAAACTCTCTGTCGTGAGTTCAGAATCGACGGAAGACCGTATCCTCGCTGCGCTCGAGGAGGACGCGCAGGCGTCGTACGCGGACATCGCGGCGCGCGCCGACGTGTCGAAGCCGACGGTCCGCAAGTACATCGACAAACTCGAAGAGGAGGGCGTCATCGTCGGGTACTCGGCGGACGTCGACCCGAAGAAACTCTCCAGTCAGAGCATCGCGATGGTCGGCGTCGACGTGGCATCCGAGCAGTACGTGGACGCGACGCGCGCGCTGAAGGACCTCGACGCGGTTCGCGCGCTGTACACGTCCAGCGGCGACCACATGTTGATGGCCGAAGTCCGCGCGGACGACGGCGACGCGCTCGGCGAAGTGATCAGCGAGGAGATTCTCGGCATCGACGGCGTCACCGCCGCCCACCCGTCTTTCCTGCAGGAACGCCTCAAGTAGTCGTGGTGGCTAGCAGCGCGTCGATGCGCTCGATAGCTTCGCGTACGTCTTCGGTGCTGGTGGCGAACGACGCGCGCAGGTAGTCCGTCGCCCCCTCGCCGAAGTCGGGGCCGGGCGTCATGGCGACGCCGGCGTCTTCGAGGAACACGTCGGCGACGTCGAAGGCGTCCCCCAGTTCGGAGACGTCGAGGAGGAGGTAGTAGGCGCCCTCGGGCGTGTACCCGAGGTCGAACCCCCAGCGCTCGGCGGCCTCCAGGAGCAGGTCGCGGCGTTCCGCGTAGTCCTCGCGCACGTCGTCGAGCCAGTCGGTGCCGCCGCGAATCGCGGCTTCGGCGCCGGCCTGCACGAACGACGGCGCGCAGATGAGCGCGTTCTGCGCGATGCGGTTGACGGCTTCGACGTGGCTCGGCGGACACACCACCCAGCCGAGGCGCCAGCCGGTCATCCCGTAGCGCTTCGAGACGCCGTCGAGGACGAACGCGTCGTCCGTGTACTCCAGGACGGAGTGTTCCTCGGCGTCGAACGCGAGGCCGTGGTACACTTCGTCGGAGACGACGGTGGTGTCGGTGCGCTCGGCGAGGTCCACGAGGCCGGCGAGCGTGTCGCCGCTCGTCACGGCGCCCGTCGGGTTCGCCGGGGAGTTCAACAGCATCGCGGCGGTGTCGTCGTCCACGACCGCCTCGTAGGCCGAGACGCTCGGTTCGAAGCCGTCCTCGGGGTCGAGGTCGACCGTGCTCACGCGGCCGTCCGCGAGGCGCACGAAGTTCGGGTAGCAGGCGTAATGCGGGTTCGTGAGTACGACTTCCTCGCCGGGTTCGACCGACGACAGCATCGCCAACAGGAGCGCCGGCGACGACCCCGGCGTGACGATGATTCGTTCGGCGGGCACGTCGACGCCGTAGGTGTCGGCGTAGTGCTCGCTGATGGCGTCCCGCAGCGAGGCCGTTCCTCGCGACGAGGTGTAGTCGTCGTCGCCTGCGCGGAGCGCTGCAACCGCCGCTTCCGTCGCTGCTTCCGGCGGCCGGAAGTCGGGTTCGCCCACTTCCATGTGGACGACCCCGTCGCGTTCGCTCGCCCGCTCGAGCACGTCCATCGCCGCGAACGGCGTGGTGTCGGTTGCACGCTCCGAGGGCATGTCCCGTGGAAAGGCGCTCGACGCTATAACCGTTCTTCGCACGTCAACACTTGCCGGGGTGTGCCACCGGAGTTTTGCGCCCGCGGTGCCAACGCGGCGTATGGAGACCTTCGAGCGGGACCTCCGCTTGCGCGCGCCGCTGGCCGACGTGTGGGCGTTCCACTCCACCATCGACGGTCTGCGGGCGCTGACGCCCGACTGGATGCACTTGCGCGTCGACGAGATAGAGCGCCCGGGCGACGAGCGCGAGGACACCCACGTCCTCACCGAGGGGACGCGCATCCACATGTCGGTCCAGCCGTTCGGCGTCGGGCCGCGCCAGCGCTGGGTGTCCCGAATCGAGGAGCGCGTGGAGAACGGCGGGATGGCGTACTTCGTGGACGTGATGGAGGACGGGCCGTTCCCCGAGTGGCGCCACACCCACCTGTTCTACGGCGACGGCGACGAGACGCTGCTCCGTGACCGCGTGGAGTACCGCGCGCCCCTCGGCCGTTCGCTGGACGGCCCGGCGAAACTGTTCTTCGAGCCGATGTTCCGACAGCGCCACCGTCGAACCCGCGAGATTCTCGAAGACGCGTAGGTTTATCGGCGGCGCGAGCGATGACTGACACATGGCACACGTAGCCGTCGTCGGCGGCGGTCCCGCCGGTCTGAGCGCCGCACTGTTCACCGCGAAAAACGACCTCGAGACGGCCGTCTTCGACACGGACGAGACGTGGATGCACAAGGCCCACCTCTTCAACTACCTCGGCATCGAGTCCGAGGACGGCTCCGGGTTCATGGAGGACGCCCGCGAGCAGGTCGACGACTTCGGCGTCGACCGCCACCAGGGCGAGGAGGTCACGGGCGTCTCACAGTCCGAGGACGGCTTCACCGTGGCGACCGAGGACGGCGAGTACGACGCCGACTACGTCGTGCTCGCGACCGGTGCGAGCCGTGACATCGCCGAGGACCTCGGCTGTGACTTCACGGACGAGGACATCGTCGACGTCGGTGTTTCGATGGAGACGAGCGTCGCGGACGCCTACGCCACCGGCGCGATGGTGCGCGCCGAGGAGTGGCAGGCCGTCATCTCCGCGGGCGACGGCGCGGCCGCCGCGCTGAATATCCTCTCGAAGGAGAAAGGCGAGCACTTCCACGACTTCGACGTGCCCGCCGACGCCGAGTAGTCGGTCGCTGACACCGTCCGCCGCGGCCACCGAGCAGTCAGTCGCGGTAGAGCGGCGATTCTTCGTTCGTACACTCCGGGCGTCCGCAGACGCCGGCGTCCGCGCCGGCCTGTTCGACGCCCGCAGCGACCTCGTGAATCTTCCACGTCGGGTCGTGGCCGGTGTCGTCGCGGTGGTCGGCGACCGCGCTCCGGGCGTCACGCAGGCGGTCGAACTGTTCTTCGTACCCGCAGTCACAGACCACCGTCGCGCGAGCGTCGCTCATCGGTCGAATCGACGGGCGCGAGTCACATTAATCGCTCGCGTGCGGGCGACCGGCAACGCAACGCCTAACCGGAGCGCGGGCGACTCTCCGGTGTGACTGCCGTCGAAGACCTGCCGGTGCCGCCGATGGCGGGCGTTGCGGTGGCCGTCGTCGCGGTGTCCACGAGCGCGATTCTCGTCGACCTCAGCGACGCGCCGAGTCTGGTGAAGGCGTGCTATCGCGTGCTGTTCATGACCGGGCTGGTGGCGCCGTTCGCGGTGCGGGAGCGCGACCAGTTCGCGACGATTTCGGGGAGCGACTGGCTGCTGGTGACGGCGTCGGGCGCGCTGCTCGCGGGCCACTTCGCGGCGTGGTTCGCGTCCATCGAGTACACGAGCATCGCGGCGTCCACGACGCTCGTGCAGACCCAACCCGCGTTCGTCGCGGTGGGCGCGTGGCTGCTGTTGGACGAGCGCGTCACCTCGCGGGTAGCGGGCGGCATCCTCGTCGCAATCTCCGGGTCCGTGTTGCTGTCTGCGGGCGACTTCCTCGGCGGGACAACCGTCGGCTCGAACCCGTCACTCGGGAACGGCTTGGCGGTGCTCGGCGCGGCGTCGGCGGCGGGGTACGTGCTCGCGGGACGGTCGGTACGCCAGCGTCTCTCGCTCGGGCCGTACGTCCTCGTCGTCTACGGCGTCTGCGCGGCGACGCTGTTCGCAGCGGCGCTCGCGCTCGGCCTCCCGCTCGCGAACTACCCGGCCCACGAGTGGGGGCTGTTCGTGGCGATGGCTGTGGGGCCGGGATTGCTCGGGCACACCGTCGTGAACTGGGCGCTGAAGTACGTCGAGTCGAGCATCGTGAGCGTCTCCCTGCTCGGCGAACCCGTGGGAAGCGCCCTACTCGCGCTCGCAATCTTCGGCGAGGTGCCCGGCGAGTTCACGATTCTCGGCGGCGCCGTGATTCTGCTCGGCATCGCGGTGACGGCGACCGACCGCGCGTCGTGACCACGTTCGTGGTTATTTCGAGTTCTCGGTGTGGGAATTACTGTCTAAATAGGCAGGAATGAACAACGCTTTTGAGGGTGGTTTCGGTGCGTCGACACGCATGCGAACCGCGACACTGCTCGTGGTCTGTGCGCTCGTGCTGTCGGCAGCGGTGCCGGCGGCCGCGGTCGGTTCGGAAACCGCGACCCCCGCGGCGACCGAAGCGAACGCCACGCAGACCGAGAGCACTACCGTCACGATTCTCTCGTACAACGACGTACAGACGGCGATGGCGCAGAACGGGAGCGTCCCGCGACTCGCGACGCTCCTCGAACAGCGCCGCGCCGCCCACGACAACCCCACCTTCACGTTCGGCGCTGGCGACGAGGTCAGCCCGCACTCGATGTCCCCCATCTCGCAGTGGCGGACGCCCGTGAAGGTGCTCAACGAGATGCAGCCGGACGCCGAGGTCGTCGGGAACCACGACCTCGACTACGGCTTCGGCGCCGTGTCGAACTACTCGAACGCCTCCGAGTTCCCGTGGCTGCTCGCGAACGTCGTGGACAGCGAGACCGGCGAGACGGTGCCCGGCACGGAGCCCTACGAGGTCTTCGAGAAGGGCGGCGTGAAAGTCGGCGTCGTCGGCCTCGTCGACGAGAAAATCAAGTCCAAGACCGCGGTCGACTTCCAGAAGCAGGGGTACGAACTCCGGGACTACAGCGAGGTCGGCTCGGAGTACGCGACGATGCTGAAAGAGGAGAAGAACGTCGACGTGGTCGTGACGCTCGGCCACTTCGGGGTGCCGGTCGCGAAGGAGTTCGCGAACAGCACCGAGAACGTCGACGTGGTGCTCGTCGGTGACGACGAAATCGCCTACGAGCCGAAGGCGACCGACGGCGTCGTCATCAGCGAGGCCGCCGGGCGCGCGGCGTACCTCAGTGAACTCAACCTCACCGTCGAGAACGGCGAGGTGACGAAGTGGAACGGTCGGCTCGTCGAGACCGACGAGAACGTCACGAAGGACAGCGAGGTCTCGAACATCATCGCCGATGCGCGCAGCGAGCAACTCTCCCGGGTCGCCGGGAAGACGACGACCGAACTCGACGCGCGGTTCTCCTCGAACTACCACGACGAGACCGCGCTCGGCAACCTCATCACGGACGCGTTCCGCTGGCAGACGGACGCGGACGTCGCCATCACGAACGCGGGCGGCATCCGGTCGAACGCCCAGTACGGTCCCGGCAACCTCACCGCGGGCGACGTCTACAACGTCCTGCCGTTCAACAACCACCTCGTCACGGTCGAACTGACGGGGAGCGAACTCGAAGCCCTGCTCCAGAGCCAGGTCGTCACGCTGGAGAGCGAGACCGGCCAGCAGTACGGCGCGGAAGCCCAACTGCAGGTCAGCGGCGTGACCTACGAGTGGCTCGGCCACGAGCGCGCGAGCGACCAGATTCGCTCGCTGTACGTGAACGGCGACCCCGTCGACCCCGACGCGACGTACACCGTCACCGTGAACTCCTACATGGCGGGCTGGGACGGCTCCGTGCTCGAGAACGCGACGCGCACGGGCGTCGATTACACGATGTACGGCGAGGTCGTCTACGACTACGTCGCCGACCAGGGCACCGTGTCGCCGACCGACGCCAACCGCATCCGCCGCATCGACTACGAGACCGACGCGGGCGGCGTCGAACTCGACGGCGAGGGGTCGGTCACCGTCACCTTCGAGAAGCCGACCGCGGCGAACAACACGGTCGTGAACTCCCGGAGTTTCCACGCGCTGAACAGCGAGAACGAGCGCGTGAACGCCACGAGCGCGTCCGTCGAGGACGGCACCGTCTCGGTGACCTTCGAGGACGGCGCGCTCCGAACGCTCGCCGAGTCGGGCGACGTCGAAGTGTACGGGAACTACGTCGTCGACCGGCCGGAGCGCCCGTACTTCGAGAACTCCGTCGTGAACGCGGAAGTCGACGCGTCGCTCGTGGAGCAGTCCACGACCACGCAGTCGACGACCGAGAGCACGACGACGACCGAGAACACGACGAACGCGACCACCGAGGACGAGTCCGGCGGTGACACGCCCGGCTTCGGCGTCGGTGTCGCGCTCGCGGCGGTCCTCGGCGCGGCGCTCGTCGCCGTCCGGCGCGCCTGACTGACGCGGCGGAGACTAGCGCTTGCCGCGTCAGCCACCGGGACAGTACAATTTTTGTTCGCGTGGTTCCACGTAGCCGACAGATGGCGGACTCCGACGGACCGACCGACGCGCCAGCGCTCCCGGAAATCATCGAGCGCGTCGACTCGCGGTCACCGACGCTCACCCTGTACAACGTGGACACGGACGACGTCGTCCTCGCGGACATCCAGTCGTACTTCGACGTCCAGTCCGTGACGCTGCGGCGCGCGACCACCGACGACGCCCGCCCCCGGAACTTCGTGGTGCTACACGACGGCGACCAGTTCCTCGGCGCGGCGGGACTGAAACACCTCTACAGCGTCATTCGTCCGGACTCGGAACTCCTCGACGTGTCGAACCCCGAGGAGATCGAGTACCCCGACTTGCTCCGGAAGATAACGCAGAACCTCTTCACGAACTACGGACGTCGCCGCATGACCGTGGCGTCCCGCGAGATAGAGGAGTACGCGTACCGGAACGGCGGGGCGGTCCACGCGGGCTTCCAGGAGTTGTCGAACTTCCGCACCCAGTACCGCCTCTACGGGTCGCTGGCGGACGCCGGCGTGGAGACCCACCTCTACGGCGCGCCCGACTGGCAGATTCCGACGGACGCACACGCGCTCCACGAGTACGACGACGACGAGATTACGGGGTCGTGGTTCGTCGTGCTCGACGGCGACGACGAGGACAAGCGCGCGCTGCTCGCGGAAGAACGGCGAGAAAACGAGTTCTTCGGGTTCTGGACGTTCGACGCGTCCATCGTGGACACGATTCTGGCGCGCCTCGACGCCTACCCGGCGACGACGCCGTCAGCCCTCTAACTCGTCGAACGCGGTGCGCCACGACTCCGGCACGGGCCGTGTCTCCTTCGTCTCCGGGTCGAGTGCGACCTGCACGCTCTCGCCCTCTACGGCGACACCCTCGTCGTCTCGGACCTCGTACGCCATCGTGAAACTGGAGTCGCCGACGTCCGTCACCGACACGCCGACTTCGACGTCTCGCGCGTACTCGACGGGCCGACGGAAGTCGACGGTGAGGTTCGCGACGACCATGCCGAGTTCGTCCGCCGGGATGCCGACGCCTTCGGTGAGGTACGCGAACCGGGCTTCCTCCATGTACGTCACGTAGACGGCGTTGTTGACGTGCCCCATCGTGTCGTGGTCCTGGTAGCGCACGTCCACCGACTCCGTGTACGAGAACTCCGTCATCCCTCGATGGGTCGCTCGCCGCCCGCATAACGCCCGCGGTTCAGGCGAAGCCGTCGGCGACTCGGAGCCGGCTCACTCCCTCACGCCACGTCGTCCGGACGGTCCACGTCCCGGCGGACGCCCGCGTCGCCGGTCTCCACGACCGCGCCGTCCTCGGCGCCGAGCAGAATCTGTTTCCCGCCGGTGTCGCCGTCGCTGTCGGCGAGCGCGTCGAAGTGGCGTGCGCCGAACAACACGGGGTTCCCGCGCTCGCTCGCGAAGCCGGCGGCGAGCGCCGAC
The nucleotide sequence above comes from Halobacterium litoreum. Encoded proteins:
- a CDS encoding 2-oxoacid:acceptor oxidoreductase subunit alpha, producing the protein MTDDELIWRIAGGSGDGIDSTSQNFAKALMRSGLDVFTHRHYPSRIRGGHTYVEIRAKEGNVTSRGDGYNFLLALGDSFARNPSENAVYGDEEIKPLSENLDDLREGGVIVYDEGLIDEEDVPNFEERVEENDWNVYPLDLRGLAKEHGREVMRNTAGVGATAALIGFELDHIEDLMSDAMSGDILEANLEVLHDAYEQVGEMDHSHDLTVPEGDHDEEQVLVSGSHGIAYGAIDAGCRFISGYPMTPWTDAFTIMTQLLPDMGGISEQVEDEIAAAALAVGASHSGVKSMSGSSGGGFALMSEPLGLAEMTETPLVLLEAQRAGPSTGMPTKPEQADLEHVLYTSQGDSHRVAFGPKDPKECYEQTRAAFEIAYDYQIPVVVVYDQKLSGEYRNVDASFFDREPAPDLGSTLSEDEIPDAPHDDTGKFHRYQQETEDGVSPRTIPGQKGGRYLASGNEHWPTGHIAEDPDNRVAQVERRLQKLESIRADLDERGQQTVYGDEDADIGLIAWGSQEGTVEEAVARMNEDGTSVKALGVSDLSPFPAEEVREFVESVDEAIVVEMSSTKQFRGLIQKEVTGVGDTLSSLLKYNGNPFEPAEIVEAVDIELNGGGEAPTAQTTLESAAGD
- a CDS encoding thiamine pyrophosphate-dependent enzyme yields the protein MSKAFSAIGEEREVERDEFTPGLEPQPTWCPGCGDFGVLKALKGAMAELGKDPEEVLLCTGIGCSGKLNSYFESYGFHTIHGRSLPVARASKLANHDLEVVAAGGDGDGYGIGGNHFMHTARENHDITYIVFNNEVFGLTKGQTSPTSPKGHKSKTQPHGSAKDPIRPLSMSLSAGASYIARTAAVNPNQAQEILVEAIEHDGFSHVDFLTQCPTWNKDAKQYVPYVDVQDSEDYEFDVQDRREAADMMAETEEALYDGTVLTGRYYKDENRHSYQQEKQERGDMPNEPLAERYFDDDYDWERSADFIDRHK
- the lrpA1 gene encoding HTH-type transcriptional regulator LrpA1, whose translation is MSSESTEDRILAALEEDAQASYADIAARADVSKPTVRKYIDKLEEEGVIVGYSADVDPKKLSSQSIAMVGVDVASEQYVDATRALKDLDAVRALYTSSGDHMLMAEVRADDGDALGEVISEEILGIDGVTAAHPSFLQERLK
- a CDS encoding pyridoxal phosphate-dependent aminotransferase, which gives rise to MPSERATDTTPFAAMDVLERASERDGVVHMEVGEPDFRPPEAATEAAVAALRAGDDDYTSSRGTASLRDAISEHYADTYGVDVPAERIIVTPGSSPALLLAMLSSVEPGEEVVLTNPHYACYPNFVRLADGRVSTVDLDPEDGFEPSVSAYEAVVDDDTAAMLLNSPANPTGAVTSGDTLAGLVDLAERTDTTVVSDEVYHGLAFDAEEHSVLEYTDDAFVLDGVSKRYGMTGWRLGWVVCPPSHVEAVNRIAQNALICAPSFVQAGAEAAIRGGTDWLDDVREDYAERRDLLLEAAERWGFDLGYTPEGAYYLLLDVSELGDAFDVADVFLEDAGVAMTPGPDFGEGATDYLRASFATSTEDVREAIERIDALLATTTT
- a CDS encoding SRPBCC family protein; this encodes METFERDLRLRAPLADVWAFHSTIDGLRALTPDWMHLRVDEIERPGDEREDTHVLTEGTRIHMSVQPFGVGPRQRWVSRIEERVENGGMAYFVDVMEDGPFPEWRHTHLFYGDGDETLLRDRVEYRAPLGRSLDGPAKLFFEPMFRQRHRRTREILEDA
- a CDS encoding NAD(P)/FAD-dependent oxidoreductase codes for the protein MAHVAVVGGGPAGLSAALFTAKNDLETAVFDTDETWMHKAHLFNYLGIESEDGSGFMEDAREQVDDFGVDRHQGEEVTGVSQSEDGFTVATEDGEYDADYVVLATGASRDIAEDLGCDFTDEDIVDVGVSMETSVADAYATGAMVRAEEWQAVISAGDGAAAALNILSKEKGEHFHDFDVPADAE
- a CDS encoding DUF7542 family protein, with the translated sequence MSDARATVVCDCGYEEQFDRLRDARSAVADHRDDTGHDPTWKIHEVAAGVEQAGADAGVCGRPECTNEESPLYRD
- a CDS encoding DMT family transporter, whose protein sequence is MAGVAVAVVAVSTSAILVDLSDAPSLVKACYRVLFMTGLVAPFAVRERDQFATISGSDWLLVTASGALLAGHFAAWFASIEYTSIAASTTLVQTQPAFVAVGAWLLLDERVTSRVAGGILVAISGSVLLSAGDFLGGTTVGSNPSLGNGLAVLGAASAAGYVLAGRSVRQRLSLGPYVLVVYGVCAATLFAAALALGLPLANYPAHEWGLFVAMAVGPGLLGHTVVNWALKYVESSIVSVSLLGEPVGSALLALAIFGEVPGEFTILGGAVILLGIAVTATDRAS
- a CDS encoding bifunctional metallophosphatase/5'-nucleotidase, encoding MRTATLLVVCALVLSAAVPAAAVGSETATPAATEANATQTESTTVTILSYNDVQTAMAQNGSVPRLATLLEQRRAAHDNPTFTFGAGDEVSPHSMSPISQWRTPVKVLNEMQPDAEVVGNHDLDYGFGAVSNYSNASEFPWLLANVVDSETGETVPGTEPYEVFEKGGVKVGVVGLVDEKIKSKTAVDFQKQGYELRDYSEVGSEYATMLKEEKNVDVVVTLGHFGVPVAKEFANSTENVDVVLVGDDEIAYEPKATDGVVISEAAGRAAYLSELNLTVENGEVTKWNGRLVETDENVTKDSEVSNIIADARSEQLSRVAGKTTTELDARFSSNYHDETALGNLITDAFRWQTDADVAITNAGGIRSNAQYGPGNLTAGDVYNVLPFNNHLVTVELTGSELEALLQSQVVTLESETGQQYGAEAQLQVSGVTYEWLGHERASDQIRSLYVNGDPVDPDATYTVTVNSYMAGWDGSVLENATRTGVDYTMYGEVVYDYVADQGTVSPTDANRIRRIDYETDAGGVELDGEGSVTVTFEKPTAANNTVVNSRSFHALNSENERVNATSASVEDGTVSVTFEDGALRTLAESGDVEVYGNYVVDRPERPYFENSVVNAEVDASLVEQSTTTQSTTESTTTTENTTNATTEDESGGDTPGFGVGVALAAVLGAALVAVRRA